From Calonectris borealis chromosome 7, bCalBor7.hap1.2, whole genome shotgun sequence, one genomic window encodes:
- the LOC142084210 gene encoding 2-hydroxyacylsphingosine 1-beta-galactosyltransferase-like, whose translation MKMMKVLLCPAALLFLMAAFTLEPSHCAKVLIMPTIVFDSHLRVFMRVAEALTDRGHDPVLLLHEGRDVETYLPGFRVQRYWGIFSTESADAWVQEKIKRVFQGKMTSLEMFSFLEKYLENCDLVLGNSTLLQKLQREHFDLLLVDPNEMCGFILAHILHVKYAVISTGFWFPAEIGATSPIAYVPEFNSLMTDRMGFFGRTWNLLVYMITRVATKLVILPKFERLMEKHGVEPKTSMLDLVHGTSLFFLCNDVVLDFPRPTLPHVVFTGGILAEPAKPLPVGLRLWVEAADAGVVVVSFGIGIRALPSDLVEKMAGAFARLPQRVVWRYFGQKPRNLGENTLMMGWLPQNDLLGHPNVKAFVSHCGMNGVFEAIYHGVPVVGFPFYGDQFDIMTRVQAKGMGILMDWGRVKEEDLYQAVVTVISDPSYRKAAKLISALHLDRPMHALNRTVYWLEYILRHDGAPYLRPAVYDLSLYEYFCLDILALLLLCLAGIGFVLYKSVVWCRRKGASPVYQNGNCMKGHFTEEKKLQ comes from the exons atgaagatgatgaaggtgCTACTGTGccctgctgctcttctcttcctAATGGCTGCATTCACTCTGGAGCCATCACACTGTGCCAAGGTGCTGATCATGCCCACCATAGTCTTTGACAGCCACTTGCGAGTCTTCATGCGAGTGGCAGAGGCACTGACTGACCGGGGCCATGACCCTGTACTACTTCTTCATGAGGGTCGGGATGTGGAAACCTACCTGCCTGGCTTCCGGGTGCAGAGGTACTGGGGTATCTTCAGCACAGAGAGCGCGGATGCCTGGGTGCAGGAGAAGATAAAGCGTGTCTTCCAAGGGAAGATGACCTCtctggaaatgttctccttttTGGAGAAGTACCTGGAAAACTGTGACCTGGTGCTGGGAAACTCTACCCTTCTGCAGAAACTCCAGCGTGAGCACTTTGACCTGCTGTTGGTGGACCCCAATGAGATGTGTGGTTTTATCCTAGCCCACATCCTCCATGTCAAATATGCTGTGATCTCCACTGGTTTCTGGTTCCCAGCAGAGATTGGTGCCACTTCCCCCATTGCCTATGTCCCCGAGTTCAACTCCCTGATGACAGACAGGATGGGCTTCTTTGGTAGGACTTGGAATCTGCTGGTCTACATGATCACTCGTGTGGCTACAAAACTGGTCATCCTGCCCAAGTTTGAACGTCTCATGGAGAAGCATGGGGTGGAGCCCAAGACATCCATGTTGGACCTTGTCCATGGAACTAGTCTCTTCTTCCTCTGTAACGATGTGGTGCTGGACTTTCCCCGTCCGACGCTCCCTCATGTTGTTTTCACGGGGGGGATCCTCGCTGAGCCTGCAAAGCCCCTTCCGGTG GGTCTGCGTCTCTGGGTGGAAGCAGCAGATGCGGGTGTTGTTGTTGTCTCCTTTGGCATCGGGATCCGAGCTCTTCCAAGCGATTTGGTAGAGAAGATGGCTGGCGCGTTCGCTCGCCTCCCGCAGAGGGTGGTGTGGAG ATACTTTGGGCAAAAGCCAAGAAACCTGGGTGAGAATACGCTGATGATGGGGTGGCTGCCCCAGAACGACCTGTTAG GCCATCCCAACGTGAAAGCCTTCGTCAGCCACTGCGGGATGAACGGTGTATTTGAGGCAATTTATCACGGTGTGCCAGTGGTGGGATTTCCTTTCTATGGGGACCAGTTTGACATCATGACTAGAGTGCAAGCAAAGGGCATGGGTATCCTCATGGACTGGGGCAGAGTAAAAGAAGAGGATCTTTACCAGGCTGTTGTCACAGTTATCTCTGATCCCAG CTACAGAAAAGCAGCCAAGCTCATCTCAGCTCTGCACCTGGACAGACCGATGCACGCTCTCAATAGGACAGTGTACTGGCTGGAGTACATCCTTCGTCACGATGGGGCACCGTATCTTCGCCCTGCTGTCTACGACCTCTCCTTATATGAGTACTTCTGCCTGGACATCTTGGCTCTTCTCTTGCTGTGTCTGGCCGGTATTGGATTCGTCCTCTACAAATCTGTGGTGTGGTGCAGAAGGAAGGGGGCCAGCCCTGTGTATCAGAACGGCAATTGCATGAAAGGCCACttcacagaagagaagaaattgcAGTAG